In the genome of Hymenobacter taeanensis, one region contains:
- a CDS encoding peroxiredoxin produces MLQIGDLAPDFSLKTTTGDTFQLSDYRGKRSIVLYFYPKDDTPGCTAEACSFRDQYEDFQELGAEVVGVSSDSETSHQKFTQKHRLPFPLLADTGGRVRKQYEVPRALLGLLPGRVTFVIDAEGRIQYIFNSMNRATDHVSEAKQVLTKLRATT; encoded by the coding sequence ATGCTCCAGATTGGCGACCTTGCGCCCGACTTTTCCCTGAAAACAACTACCGGCGACACCTTCCAGCTCAGTGACTACCGCGGGAAGCGCAGCATTGTGCTTTATTTCTACCCCAAGGACGACACGCCCGGCTGCACCGCCGAGGCCTGCTCGTTCCGCGACCAATACGAAGACTTTCAGGAACTAGGCGCCGAAGTAGTGGGGGTGAGCTCCGATAGTGAAACCTCCCACCAGAAATTCACCCAAAAGCACCGCCTGCCTTTCCCGCTCCTCGCCGACACCGGCGGCCGGGTGCGCAAGCAGTATGAGGTGCCGCGGGCGTTGCTAGGCCTGTTGCCCGGCCGTGTAACTTTTGTAATTGATGCAGAGGGCCGCATCCAGTATATCTTCAACTCCATGAACCGCGCCACCGACCACGTTTCGGAGGCCAAGCAGGTTCTCACCAAGTTGCGCGCCACCACCTAG
- a CDS encoding alpha/beta fold hydrolase — protein MKFLLILLAFVGSFAASAQTTAPPALNATLDGYEYPYPVRYLPLRLEGQAMRMAYMDVPATARANGRTVVLLHGKNFFGAYWRETVKALTAAGFRVVVPDQIGFGKSDKPDIHYSFHQLARNTKHILDTLGVQKAIIVGHSMGGMLATRFALMYPAATEKLVLENPIGLEDYRVSVPFQSVDQAYATERKSTEESIRKYHATYYPHGYPKAHDEWLLPLAAQTRHPDFLKVARANALTFEMIYQQPVSYEFSRVTVPTLLIIGQDDRTVVGKGLVKDQKLLATLGQYPELGRRTAAQIKGAKLVPLSGVGHIPHLEATPRFLKALLAFIR, from the coding sequence ATGAAGTTTCTACTCATATTACTGGCCTTTGTTGGCTCATTTGCTGCCTCGGCACAAACTACCGCTCCCCCGGCACTCAACGCTACGCTTGATGGCTACGAGTATCCGTACCCAGTAAGGTATTTGCCTCTGCGCCTGGAAGGACAAGCCATGCGCATGGCCTACATGGATGTGCCGGCCACGGCCAGAGCAAATGGCCGCACGGTAGTGCTTTTGCACGGCAAGAACTTTTTCGGGGCTTACTGGCGTGAAACTGTTAAGGCCCTCACGGCCGCTGGTTTCCGGGTGGTAGTGCCCGACCAGATCGGGTTTGGCAAGTCGGATAAGCCTGATATTCATTACTCGTTTCATCAGCTGGCCCGCAATACCAAGCACATCCTCGATACTCTTGGAGTGCAGAAAGCCATCATTGTAGGCCACTCGATGGGGGGAATGCTGGCCACACGCTTTGCCCTGATGTACCCGGCCGCCACGGAAAAGCTGGTGCTGGAAAACCCGATTGGCCTGGAGGACTACCGTGTGAGTGTCCCTTTTCAGTCGGTTGACCAAGCCTATGCTACGGAGCGTAAGAGCACCGAGGAAAGCATCCGGAAGTACCATGCCACCTATTACCCCCACGGCTACCCCAAAGCCCACGACGAGTGGCTGCTGCCCTTAGCAGCCCAAACCCGTCACCCCGACTTCCTGAAAGTAGCCCGCGCCAACGCCCTCACGTTTGAGATGATCTACCAGCAGCCCGTAAGCTACGAGTTCAGCCGGGTAACGGTGCCCACGCTTCTCATCATTGGCCAGGATGACCGTACGGTGGTAGGCAAGGGGCTGGTAAAAGATCAGAAACTGCTGGCCACGCTAGGCCAGTACCCAGAGCTAGGCCGCCGTACAGCCGCCCAAATTAAAGGCGCTAAACTGGTGCCCTTAAGCGGCGTAGGCCACATTCCGCACCTGGAGGCTACGCCACGCTTTCTGAAGGCGCTGCTGGCGTTTATCAGGTAG
- a CDS encoding 4Fe-4S binding protein produces the protein MDSSLSLSTPPLPTVPATEKILLTIIGLGLLALLPAAFAADPFQARMSLYVAMALVSGGTLLWAARKFGGHPAGVQHDNLWLRSSTSRGSLAWLTAIVLTGFYVILYWFSSPDEQGNFGLFNNLVHALDPLSQTLRQRPADQWFLYGTFYTLAILVMGGRALWKYRHSPYQRIRTVSVMFFQLGFAYLLPGLLLAFQRPEYYFSYFWPLKYDYLFPGTVSYLLKDGGPGLGVFMVFWGAVISFVGTPVLTYFFGKRWYCSWVCGCGGLAETAGDPYRQLSDKSREAWRWEVRIIYPVLGLIVLVTVLLWLGVSGMLPAWATTPQPSGISMFNNLSPVDALSKFYGFAIGAVFSGVVGVGFYPLMGSRVWCRFGCPMAAYLGLLQKHFSRFRITTNGAQCISCGNCSNICEMGIDVKQYAQRGEPIIRASCVGCGMCSTVCPRGVLNLENGPREGRYQGSQLITAESLRILS, from the coding sequence ATGGATTCTTCTCTTTCTCTCTCAACACCTCCGCTGCCCACCGTACCGGCTACCGAAAAGATCCTGCTCACCATCATTGGGCTGGGACTTTTGGCACTGCTACCTGCCGCTTTTGCCGCCGATCCGTTCCAGGCTCGGATGAGTTTGTACGTGGCCATGGCCCTGGTAAGTGGTGGTACGCTGCTGTGGGCGGCGCGCAAGTTTGGCGGCCACCCGGCCGGGGTGCAGCACGACAACCTCTGGCTGCGCTCCAGCACTAGCCGGGGCAGCCTTGCCTGGCTGACGGCTATTGTGCTCACGGGCTTTTACGTGATTCTGTATTGGTTCAGCAGCCCCGATGAGCAAGGCAACTTTGGCTTGTTCAACAACCTCGTTCACGCCCTCGACCCGCTGAGCCAAACGCTGCGCCAGCGCCCCGCCGACCAGTGGTTTCTGTACGGCACCTTCTACACGCTGGCTATTCTGGTGATGGGCGGCCGCGCCCTATGGAAGTACCGCCACTCCCCATACCAGCGCATCCGCACGGTTTCAGTGATGTTCTTTCAGCTGGGCTTTGCGTATCTGCTGCCCGGCTTGCTGCTCGCCTTCCAGCGCCCCGAGTACTACTTCAGCTACTTCTGGCCCCTGAAGTACGACTACCTATTTCCCGGCACGGTAAGCTATCTGCTCAAGGATGGCGGGCCTGGCCTGGGCGTGTTTATGGTGTTCTGGGGCGCCGTAATATCCTTTGTGGGTACGCCCGTGCTCACCTACTTCTTTGGGAAGCGCTGGTATTGCTCGTGGGTGTGCGGCTGCGGAGGCCTGGCTGAAACTGCCGGCGACCCATACCGCCAACTCTCCGACAAAAGCCGCGAGGCCTGGCGCTGGGAGGTACGTATTATCTACCCTGTTTTAGGCCTCATTGTGCTTGTAACGGTACTGCTGTGGTTGGGCGTATCGGGCATGCTGCCGGCCTGGGCCACCACCCCGCAGCCCTCCGGCATTAGCATGTTCAACAACCTGAGCCCCGTTGATGCCCTGAGCAAGTTCTATGGCTTTGCTATTGGCGCAGTATTCTCGGGCGTGGTGGGCGTAGGGTTTTACCCCTTGATGGGTAGCCGAGTGTGGTGCCGCTTCGGGTGCCCCATGGCCGCCTACTTAGGCCTGTTGCAGAAGCACTTCTCCCGCTTCCGCATCACCACCAACGGCGCTCAGTGCATTAGCTGCGGCAACTGCTCCAACATCTGCGAAATGGGCATTGATGTGAAGCAATATGCTCAGCGCGGTGAGCCCATCATTCGGGCCTCCTGCGTAGGGTGCGGCATGTGCTCTACCGTTTGCCCGCGCGGGGTGCTCAATCTGGAGAACGGCCCCCGCGAAGGTCGTTACCAGGGCTCCCAGCTGATTACGGCCGAAAGCCTGCGCATTTTGAGCTAG
- a CDS encoding NAD(P)/FAD-dependent oxidoreductase: MNLVIIGNGITGVTCALTVRQLRPDAHITLVSDESPYHISRPALMYAYLGHLRPQDLKPYGDWFWPENRLELVQAIATHIDTEPQQVHLNTGAVLPYDKLLVAIGSVSRFQDWPGQELAGVQGLYGLPDLERMHRETHGVKQAVVVGGGLIGVELAEMLHSRGIAVTMLVRDTHYWGSVLPPEEAALVNRQLQAHHIQVQYSTELTEILGDTAGRARAVLTSKGQEIACQWVGLATGVTPNSTLAQASGLDTDRGILVDEQLQTSQPNVFAAGDCAQHRQPGPDEVPIEQLWYTGRQQGETVAYTICGQPRPYQRGPWFNSAKFFQLEYQTYGRVPAHTAAGTHSVCWQHPNGQHLLRINFREDGTVVGMNTLGIRQRHEVWDQWLRNATSITQVLSELRTANFDPEFYRRHEAAVIDQFTRQFPQFPVALHRRKGFFSFS; this comes from the coding sequence ATGAACCTGGTTATTATTGGCAACGGCATCACGGGGGTTACTTGTGCTCTTACAGTGCGCCAACTGCGCCCCGATGCTCACATCACGCTGGTTTCTGATGAAAGCCCGTACCATATTTCACGGCCGGCCCTCATGTACGCCTACCTAGGCCACCTTCGCCCCCAAGACCTGAAACCCTACGGCGACTGGTTCTGGCCTGAAAACCGCCTTGAGCTGGTACAGGCCATTGCCACTCATATTGATACCGAGCCCCAGCAAGTGCACTTAAACACCGGCGCAGTGCTGCCTTACGATAAACTACTGGTAGCCATTGGATCTGTGAGCCGTTTCCAGGACTGGCCCGGACAGGAGCTAGCGGGCGTACAAGGCCTCTACGGGCTGCCCGATCTGGAGCGTATGCACCGCGAAACGCATGGCGTAAAGCAGGCAGTGGTGGTAGGCGGAGGCCTTATTGGCGTAGAGCTGGCCGAAATGCTGCACTCCCGCGGCATTGCCGTTACCATGCTCGTGCGCGACACCCACTACTGGGGCTCAGTGCTGCCACCCGAAGAAGCGGCTCTGGTAAACCGCCAGCTCCAGGCCCACCACATTCAGGTGCAGTACAGCACTGAGCTAACGGAGATTTTAGGTGATACCGCAGGCCGGGCACGCGCCGTGCTTACCTCTAAGGGGCAGGAAATTGCCTGCCAGTGGGTAGGCCTTGCCACCGGAGTAACGCCTAATAGTACGCTTGCCCAGGCCTCAGGCCTTGACACCGACCGCGGCATTCTGGTAGATGAGCAGCTGCAAACCAGCCAGCCCAACGTTTTCGCGGCCGGCGACTGTGCCCAGCACCGCCAGCCCGGCCCCGATGAGGTGCCCATTGAACAACTCTGGTACACCGGCCGCCAGCAAGGTGAAACAGTGGCCTACACTATCTGTGGGCAGCCCCGGCCGTACCAGCGCGGACCGTGGTTTAACTCGGCCAAATTCTTTCAGCTCGAATACCAGACGTACGGCCGGGTGCCAGCCCATACGGCTGCCGGCACCCACAGCGTCTGCTGGCAGCACCCAAACGGTCAGCACCTGCTCCGGATAAACTTCAGGGAGGATGGCACAGTCGTGGGCATGAATACGCTGGGTATTAGGCAACGCCACGAGGTGTGGGACCAGTGGCTGCGCAACGCCACCTCTATCACGCAGGTGCTGAGTGAACTCAGAACTGCCAACTTCGACCCTGAGTTTTACCGGCGACATGAGGCGGCGGTTATAGACCAGTTCACCCGGCAGTTTCCGCAATTTCCTGTGGCGCTACACCGGCGGAAAGGGTTCTTTTCATTTAGCTAA
- a CDS encoding carboxypeptidase-like regulatory domain-containing protein: MNENTSTPFEDEEVTPEVLAEEENLSSGNGRLALIVGGILALVVSGYALLPAQATRQIVNAMPGIELGDATVTGSRATDAPTDTVAATVEANPTGVAKAPTAQQAVVAAKPQATREAVVRAEAIEAKEEAAPEEVAVEPVPAAEPAVPAMVTISGRILNENGRPLAGATVLVKGSKKAVGTDANGNYSLELPAGDNTLVYGYGGYEDQEIHARSAQPVNVTLVPSENAGKRRRR, encoded by the coding sequence ATGAATGAGAACACCTCTACTCCTTTTGAAGACGAAGAAGTAACCCCAGAAGTATTGGCCGAGGAGGAAAACCTATCCTCCGGCAATGGGCGCCTTGCGCTGATAGTAGGAGGCATTCTGGCGCTGGTAGTGTCAGGCTACGCGCTGTTGCCTGCGCAAGCCACCCGCCAAATAGTAAATGCCATGCCAGGTATTGAGCTGGGTGATGCCACCGTAACCGGCTCCCGCGCTACCGATGCACCCACCGATACGGTAGCTGCAACGGTAGAGGCAAATCCCACTGGAGTTGCCAAGGCACCCACCGCACAGCAGGCTGTTGTAGCGGCCAAGCCCCAAGCCACCCGCGAAGCGGTAGTGCGCGCTGAGGCCATAGAAGCGAAAGAAGAAGCTGCGCCCGAGGAAGTTGCAGTAGAGCCCGTGCCCGCTGCTGAGCCCGCTGTTCCTGCTATGGTCACCATCTCGGGCCGGATATTAAACGAGAACGGGCGACCTTTGGCCGGCGCTACCGTGCTGGTAAAGGGCTCCAAGAAAGCCGTGGGGACGGATGCTAACGGTAATTACTCCCTGGAGCTACCTGCCGGTGATAACACCCTGGTGTATGGATATGGTGGGTATGAAGACCAGGAGATCCATGCCCGCAGTGCCCAGCCCGTTAATGTAACGCTCGTGCCTTCTGAGAATGCAGGCAAGCGTCGTCGGCGTTAG
- a CDS encoding APC family permease: MSEKQGHFQRAITLFDAVMIVTGSMIGSGIFIVSADIAQKVGSAGWLLVVWLITGFITLAGAVSYGELSSMFPKVGGQYVYLREAYNKLVAFLYGWTLFLVIQTGVIAAVAVAFARFTGVLLPWFSETNVLFSLGSFQFSTVQLLAIILLVVLTYINSRGVRSGKLISNVFGSTKLVALGLLILGGLALGINQQAVSVNFQDMWQAASFDKLGHSSPLSTSALITAIGLAMTGSLFSSDSWNNIGFSGDEIVKPERTIVLSMALGTAIVTALYILINIVYLLVLPLKGNPEAATVMGRGIMYATNERVATAVAESILGQVGAYVMAILIMISTFSADNSILLSGARAYYAMAADGLFFPGMARLNKAGVPGVALWAQCAWASLLCLSGSYGDLLNYVMFSVILFYVITIIGIFVLRRTRPDAPRPYRAAGYPIIPLLYVILASGFCFVLLTDPVNSKFALRGLGLVAVGIPVYYIFGRRFSGIQNQEPN; this comes from the coding sequence ATGTCTGAAAAACAAGGCCATTTCCAGCGGGCCATTACGCTGTTTGATGCCGTCATGATTGTGACCGGAAGCATGATTGGCTCCGGTATTTTCATTGTGTCGGCAGATATTGCTCAAAAGGTTGGCTCCGCGGGCTGGCTGCTTGTGGTATGGCTCATCACGGGTTTCATTACCCTGGCCGGGGCCGTGAGCTACGGTGAGCTATCGTCTATGTTTCCGAAAGTGGGTGGCCAGTATGTGTACCTCCGCGAAGCCTATAACAAGCTGGTAGCTTTTCTTTATGGCTGGACGCTGTTTCTGGTGATTCAGACCGGCGTAATTGCCGCCGTGGCAGTGGCCTTTGCCCGGTTCACGGGGGTACTGCTGCCCTGGTTCAGCGAAACCAACGTTTTGTTTAGCCTAGGCAGTTTTCAGTTCAGCACCGTGCAGCTGCTGGCCATTATTCTGCTGGTGGTGCTCACCTACATCAACTCCCGCGGCGTGCGCAGCGGCAAGCTTATTTCCAACGTCTTCGGCAGCACCAAGCTGGTAGCCCTGGGCCTGCTGATTCTGGGTGGCCTAGCGTTGGGTATCAATCAGCAAGCGGTTAGCGTAAACTTTCAGGATATGTGGCAGGCTGCCAGCTTCGATAAGCTGGGCCACTCCTCGCCCCTGAGCACCTCGGCCCTCATCACCGCCATCGGGCTGGCTATGACGGGCTCCCTGTTCAGCTCCGACTCCTGGAATAACATTGGCTTCTCCGGCGACGAAATTGTGAAGCCCGAGCGGACCATCGTACTCAGTATGGCCCTGGGCACGGCCATTGTAACGGCGCTGTACATCCTCATCAATATTGTGTATCTGCTGGTGCTGCCCCTGAAAGGTAACCCTGAGGCCGCTACGGTTATGGGCCGGGGCATTATGTACGCCACCAATGAGCGGGTAGCTACGGCCGTGGCCGAGAGCATTCTAGGCCAGGTGGGCGCCTACGTAATGGCCATCCTGATCATGATCAGTACCTTCAGCGCCGATAACAGCATCCTGCTTTCCGGAGCCCGGGCATACTACGCCATGGCCGCTGATGGGCTGTTTTTCCCTGGCATGGCGCGCCTGAACAAGGCCGGCGTACCGGGTGTGGCGCTGTGGGCGCAATGCGCCTGGGCCAGCCTGCTTTGCCTTTCTGGCTCCTACGGCGACCTGCTCAACTACGTTATGTTCTCGGTAATTCTGTTTTATGTTATTACCATCATTGGCATTTTCGTGCTGCGCCGCACTCGGCCCGATGCTCCCCGCCCCTACCGGGCAGCTGGTTACCCCATCATTCCGCTGCTGTACGTTATTCTGGCCTCGGGCTTCTGCTTCGTTCTGCTCACTGACCCCGTAAACTCCAAGTTTGCACTTCGGGGCCTGGGCCTTGTGGCAGTGGGCATACCAGTGTACTACATTTTCGGTAGGCGCTTTTCTGGTATTCAAAACCAGGAGCCTAACTAG